CGTTTTTCGAGACAGGTGTAGGTTTCGGACGGTGGCAGAGAACGGACGGCCGACGAAGGAACGAGCGACCGCCGACGCCGAGCGGACCGCAACCGCACGTCACCGCTCCGGCGTTACAGTTCGAGGTCCCGAATCGCCACGCAGTCGCCCTCGCGGACCTCGCCGATAATCCGGCCGTCGGTCTCGTCGGCCAGCGACTCGGCGTCGTCTTCGGGGAGCGCGACGACGAAGCCGGTGCCCATGTTGAACGTCCGGTGCATCTCCTCGTCGCCGACGTTGCCCTCCTGCTGGACGAACTCGAAGACCGGTTGGGCGTCGAACGGGTCGGCGATTTCGTAGCGGAACTCGCCCATCCGTGAGAGGTTGGTCCATCCGCCGCCGGTGACGTGGGCCGCGGCGTGGACCTCGCGGCCGCGCAGGTGGTCCAGCAGGTAGGTGTAGATGCGCGTCGGTTCCAGCAGGACCTCGCCGACGGAGCGAGGTTCGGTCTCGTTTCCGTCGCCGTCCTCCTCGTCGCTCGCGGCTCCGCTGGCGTCGAGCGGGAAGGGGTCGCCGTACTCGTGGTTTCGCGTCGCGGCCTCCCGCGCCAAGGTGAGTCCGTTAGAGTGGATGCCGCTGGAGGAGAACCCGACCAGCGCGTCGCCGACCTCGGCCTCGCCGGGGAACACGGCGTCTTTCGGCGCGAGACCGACGCACGCGCCCGCCAAGTCGAGTCCCTTGATGACCTCGGGCATCACGGCCGTCTCGCCGCCGACCAGCGCGATACCGGCCTCGTCGGCACCGGCGGCAAGTCCGTCGCCGACCTGCTTCGAGAACTCCTCGCTCGGCTCGTCCACCGCGAGGTAGTCCACGAACGCGACGGGTTCGACGCCCGAGGCCAAGAGGTCGTTGACGTTCATGGCGATGCAGTCGATGCCGACCGTCGAGTAGTCGCCCAACGCTTCGGCCACGAGGAGTTTCGTGCCCACGCCGTCGGTCGCCAGCGCGAGGTAGCGGTCGCCGATGTCGAGCAGTCCCGCGTACTCGCTCTCGTCGATGTCGCCCACGGCACCGACTAGCGCCGCGGTCGCGGCCTCGCTGGCCTCGATGTCCACTCCTGCGTCCGCGTAAGTGAGTTCCTCCTCGTCTTCGGTCATGGTGAGACGGGCGGGTCGCGCGAGTAAAATTCCACCGTTTGCGCGTCGGGAGAGGGATGGCTCCGGATTCTATCGACTCTTCGACTCGGCGCGCGCGGGCGGACCCTCGTGGTCCGGCACGTCGTGCGAGGGACGACCGACGCGACCGCAGGGAGCGAGGGAGGAGGGTGGGGAGGACGAGGTGCGGTTAGCGGCATGATTTGCTCAAGCCTGAAGCTAGCTTCTTCGTCCAACCGTCTCGTTCTGCAATGTGGCCGAACAGGAGCGCGATTCCCTCTTCGAAAGCCCCCGCCCGCTCGCGGTCGCTCGGCGACATCTCCTCCGCTCGCGGTCGCTCGCTCCGGAGAGCGGTCGCTGAGACGACCACGGGTCTCCGACCCGCGAGCGGGCGGCCCCTTTATCCCATCCCGCGGTTCGTCGCGTCGAGCGTTCGCTTCGGTGGTCCGTGTCACCGAGCGCGTTTCGGTTGGCTCGAAAGTCGGTCTCCTCTCCACGTTCCTACCAGCTATCGCCCACAGTACTCTTTGCCGAATCGACCGGAAAACGGTACGTGAACGAACCGCTCACCGAGGAGGCCGAAGGCAAGCGAATCGTGAGCCACGACGGCGAGACCGTCGGCACCGTCACCAAGGTGGACCAAGGCGTCGCGCACGTGGACCCCGAGGACCCCGAGACCAGCCAGCAGTACCTCGACCGGGCGGACTCCTCCGACGAGGACTACACCGTCCAAGAGACCGCAGTCGAGGAGGCCACCGCCGACGAAATCGTGTTAAAGAAGGACGGCGAGCGCTGAAGTCGGCGTTTTCTCGCCGAACTCAGAAGAACGAGAAGCCGAAGAGCGCCCACGCCGCCAGCGCGAAGCAGGGCAGGCCGAACCCGACGAACGCCGGGAGACTCCACTCTTTGACCGTGTTGCCGTCGAGCGGGCCGAACGGAATCATGTTGAACCCCGCCAGCAGGAAGTTGATGCGGACGCCCAGCGCCGCGACGCTCCCGAGCGTCCCGCCGAGCGCGAGTTCCAGCGGGAAGAACACCATCCCGAGTGCGACGTTCGTCAGCGGCCCGGCGAGCGCGATGAGGCCGTTCTCCCGGAGCGTCGAGCGACCCTGATGATAGACTGCGCCGGGCGCGGCAAAGAGGAACCCGGCAAGCGCGCCCGCGACGGCGAGAAAGAGCATGCCGTAGTCGGCGCGGAACTCCGCGACCTGCCCGAAGCGAATCGCGGTCACCTTGTGGGCCATCTCGTGAAGCAGGAAGCCCAGTCCCGCGGTGACGAGACTCGCGGGAAGCAGGCCGACCAAGACGCCGGGGCGGTAGAGAATCGTCCGGCCGCCACCGCCGAAGAACAGCGCGAACGCGACGCTCAGGGCCGCCCACGCGATGGCGATGTCCAGCAGTTCGCGCGTCCCGAACCGAATCGAGCCGACCTTCACGCCGACCGCACCTCCATCTCGGCGCTCCTCGTCATGTCAAGGTCCGCACGAGGAGGTCCGCGCTGTTCTGTGCGCCCTGTATCATCAGGTCGGTTATCTCGGCGACGCCGCCGACCTGCGAGCCGAGCAACGGCAGGATGACGAACGGGAACGCGAAACTCGCTATCATGCTCCCGATATTCGTCATCGCCACGATGGCGATGAGTCTGAACAGCGGCACGTCGAGCATCTGGGAGAGGAGGTCCCCGAGCGGGGTCTCCTCGTCGCTCATCAACTCGTTGAGTGTGGCGATATCGCTGACGTTGACCGAGGTGTACTTCAACTCGACGTAGCCCGCGAACCATCCCGGCGCGAGCAGGGGGTTGACGCTGGTGAGCCACGCGACCGCGCCGCCGACGCCCGCGGAGGTCCAGCGCGCGCCCGCCAACTTCGCCAGTCCGAACGCGAAGATGCCGTTGAACAGGAACCACGCCGCGAACACTTCCAGCAGGAGCGAGTTGCGCACGCCCGCCATGAACAGCAGGAAGAAAAACGAGAGGAAGCCCAGCGCCATCACGTAGCCGAAGATTTTGAACAGCGAGAAGCGACTCCCCGACTCGGTGCCCACCAACTCCTCCATCGGGGGCAACCGCTCGGGGTGGTCGAGATACTCCTCGATGCCCGCGCGGTGGCCCGCGCCGACGACCGCCAGCACGTCGTGGCCCGCGTCGCGCAACTGGACGAGTCGGTGGGCGATGAACGCGTCGCGCTCGTCGATGAGGGCTTCCGCACCGCCCGGCGAGAACTGGCGGAACTCCTCCATCATCGCGGTCACCACGTCTCCGTCGGTCATTTCGCTGATATCGAACTCCTCGTCTTCGTCGGGTTCGCCGATACCGACCATCGCCAGACAGAGTTCCCAGACCATCCGCAACTTCTCGAAGAAACTCATCCGCGCCCAGAATCGCTGGATGGTCATCTGGATGTCCCGGTCCACCAGCGCGACCTCGCTCCCGACCGCCTCGGCGGCGTCGATGGCGGCCTGCATGTCCGCGCCGGGTTCGATGTCGAAGCGGTCGCCCATCCGGGCCTGTACGTACGACAGCATCCAGTAGGCGAGGAACTGGAAGACCGTGTTCCCTTCGAGCAGGTCCGAGGGTTCGAGGTCTTGAGCCACCTCGCCCTGCATCTGGCGATACCTGCCCTCGTCGAGTTCGACCGCGACCACGTCGGGGCGCTCCTCGTCGATGGTCTCGCGGACCTCCTCGACGCTGTCAGCGGAGACGTGGGCGGTCCCGAGGACGTGGACGCTGCCCTCGCCGTCTCCGGCGTCCAACTCGGCTGAATCGCTCATCGTTCGCCTTACACGCTATCCCTTTTTACCGTTGTCGGTGCCGAGAGAAATACCAGCCCGCCGAGAGTTTCCCGAGTCACGAATCCGAAATCTCGGGTCTCCTCGGACGATAATTGCCGGGTTACGCGGGAGTAGGCTCGGGGTACGTTCACACCTCGAAGCGAACGTGCGAGGAGAAAAGCGAATAACCGCCGAGCGAGACGGTCCGAACGATGTCGGACACAGCGACGCTGATGGACTCGTACACCGAGATGACCGAACTCCTGTTGCCCAACGACACCAACAACCTCGGGCGGGCGCTCGGGGGTGCCGTCCTCCACTGGATGGACATCTGCGGGGCCATCGCCGCCATGCGGTTCTCGAACCACCAGTGCGTCACGGCCTCGATGGACCACGTGGACTTCATCTCGCCCATCGACCTCGGCGAGGTCGCCATCGTGGAGGCGTTCGTCTTCGACACCGGCCGGACCAGCATCGACGTGAAGGTGGACGTGCGCGCCGAGGACCCCCGGAAGGGCGAGGAGCGCGAGACGACCACCTCCTTCTTCACGTTCGTCGCGCTGGACGACGAGGGCACGCCGACCGAGGTGCCCGACCTCGACTGCCCGTCGGAGAACCAGCGGGCGCTCCGGGACGCCGCGCGCGACCAGCGCCGCGAGCAGTTGTCCGCGGTCGCCGAGAAAATCGAGACGGACGACGAGTAAGCCGAGTTAGGATTCTGTCGTCGCGTTCTCGGCGGTCGTGGTCATGTTCTCGGCTGTCGTGGTCGAGTCCTCGGCGACGGTCGTCGCGCCGGGTATCTCGGGGTTGTCGGTCTGGTCGATGGCGACGAACAGCGCGACCGGTTCGTCGGGTTGCTCGTCCTCCGGTGCCGCGAACACCGAGTAAGCGGTCCGGTTCTGGAGGCTCTCGGTGTGCGTCGAAAGGAGGGTCCCGTTGTTGCCCTCGGCCGCCTCACGGACATTCAGCGTGTAGACGCCAGACGGGACGGTGACGTACTCGGTCGCGTTGCCGAAGGTCACGTCGTCGAACAGCACCTCGCCGGTCCGGTTAACGGTCACGTCCACCGGTCCGAGGTCGGGCGAGACGTGGACGAGTCGGACCGACGCGTTGGCCCCGGTCGGCGCTCGCCGCGCGTCCGAGAGCGCGACGAGGCGGAACTCCTCGGTGGCGTTCTCGGCGACCTGCCCGATTGCCGCGACGGTGAGTCGTTCGTTGGCCGGGACCGAGAGTTGGACCTCCGAGACGGTGGTCTCGTTCTCCGCGGTGACGATGCTGACGCGATACTCGCCCTCCTGCAGGTCGAGGTAGTCGGTCACGTCGCCGAATTCGAGGTCCTGCGCGACCGTCTCGTTGCCGACTCGCACGTCCACTGCGGGCGCGTCGGCGGACATGTGCGCGATGCGAACCTGCGAGTTCTCGGGGTCCTGTACGGTCGCCGCGTTCGGATCGGCCAGCGACGCGACTGGGCCGACGCCGAGGCTGGCGACGACGAGGGCCGCGACGGCGACCGTCGTCGCCCGAACGAGCGTGGAACGGCTGTCGGTCGCGTTTCGGTCGGTGGTGTGTCTATCGGTCGTATGCCGGTCGGTCATGTCTCGGACCTGACTGTGACTCGACGGACGATAAAGCGAGGGGACGCTCCATCCCGGTAATCCGACCGAGACGAGCGCAACGGCGTGATTTCGCTCGGTCGAGTCGGCGTCGATTCGAAGAAATATCGCTTACGCGGGTTCTACCGCGCGTTTAGCTGGCGGCGAATCGCCGAACCGCGAGCGGTCCGGGGTCCGACGCTCCGTCTCCGGGACGCGATGCTACGCTTCCGTCGTCGTCTCGTCGGCCGTCTCGTTGGTCTCGCCGTTCATCGCGGTCGTCGTCTCGGCCATCTCCGTCTCGTTGCCCATCGTCGCGTCGTCGGTCGCGTTGGCGTCTACGCCGACGAAG
This region of Halorussus salinus genomic DNA includes:
- a CDS encoding TraB/GumN family protein — its product is MSDSAELDAGDGEGSVHVLGTAHVSADSVEEVRETIDEERPDVVAVELDEGRYRQMQGEVAQDLEPSDLLEGNTVFQFLAYWMLSYVQARMGDRFDIEPGADMQAAIDAAEAVGSEVALVDRDIQMTIQRFWARMSFFEKLRMVWELCLAMVGIGEPDEDEEFDISEMTDGDVVTAMMEEFRQFSPGGAEALIDERDAFIAHRLVQLRDAGHDVLAVVGAGHRAGIEEYLDHPERLPPMEELVGTESGSRFSLFKIFGYVMALGFLSFFFLLFMAGVRNSLLLEVFAAWFLFNGIFAFGLAKLAGARWTSAGVGGAVAWLTSVNPLLAPGWFAGYVELKYTSVNVSDIATLNELMSDEETPLGDLLSQMLDVPLFRLIAIVAMTNIGSMIASFAFPFVILPLLGSQVGGVAEITDLMIQGAQNSADLLVRTLT
- a CDS encoding metalloprotease; translated protein: MRFGTRELLDIAIAWAALSVAFALFFGGGGRTILYRPGVLVGLLPASLVTAGLGFLLHEMAHKVTAIRFGQVAEFRADYGMLFLAVAGALAGFLFAAPGAVYHQGRSTLRENGLIALAGPLTNVALGMVFFPLELALGGTLGSVAALGVRINFLLAGFNMIPFGPLDGNTVKEWSLPAFVGFGLPCFALAAWALFGFSFF
- a CDS encoding DUF4397 domain-containing protein gives rise to the protein MTDRHTTDRHTTDRNATDSRSTLVRATTVAVAALVVASLGVGPVASLADPNAATVQDPENSQVRIAHMSADAPAVDVRVGNETVAQDLEFGDVTDYLDLQEGEYRVSIVTAENETTVSEVQLSVPANERLTVAAIGQVAENATEEFRLVALSDARRAPTGANASVRLVHVSPDLGPVDVTVNRTGEVLFDDVTFGNATEYVTVPSGVYTLNVREAAEGNNGTLLSTHTESLQNRTAYSVFAAPEDEQPDEPVALFVAIDQTDNPEIPGATTVAEDSTTTAENMTTTAENATTES
- a CDS encoding PRC-barrel domain containing protein; the encoded protein is MNEPLTEEAEGKRIVSHDGETVGTVTKVDQGVAHVDPEDPETSQQYLDRADSSDEDYTVQETAVEEATADEIVLKKDGER
- a CDS encoding acyl-CoA thioesterase, with the translated sequence MSDTATLMDSYTEMTELLLPNDTNNLGRALGGAVLHWMDICGAIAAMRFSNHQCVTASMDHVDFISPIDLGEVAIVEAFVFDTGRTSIDVKVDVRAEDPRKGEERETTTSFFTFVALDDEGTPTEVPDLDCPSENQRALRDAARDQRREQLSAVAEKIETDDE
- the purM gene encoding phosphoribosylformylglycinamidine cyclo-ligase is translated as MTEDEEELTYADAGVDIEASEAATAALVGAVGDIDESEYAGLLDIGDRYLALATDGVGTKLLVAEALGDYSTVGIDCIAMNVNDLLASGVEPVAFVDYLAVDEPSEEFSKQVGDGLAAGADEAGIALVGGETAVMPEVIKGLDLAGACVGLAPKDAVFPGEAEVGDALVGFSSSGIHSNGLTLAREAATRNHEYGDPFPLDASGAASDEEDGDGNETEPRSVGEVLLEPTRIYTYLLDHLRGREVHAAAHVTGGGWTNLSRMGEFRYEIADPFDAQPVFEFVQQEGNVGDEEMHRTFNMGTGFVVALPEDDAESLADETDGRIIGEVREGDCVAIRDLEL